A single Endozoicomonas sp. NE40 DNA region contains:
- a CDS encoding PqiC family protein yields the protein MKAVLYRPSAVLLAALIMMLLAGCASSVPYRYYTLQPMAERQESGLTGSVGVMPVAIPAWLDRSHMAYTDDAFQLHQLSLDRWGEPLAEAMTRVLTQNLQRKNPQADVFHGPWLRSQRPDTDIQAEVQNLMLKGQQLELEVSWRINGERRVNRYKATINEQPSAVELARAISEQLQQFSDDLQQSLKSESLKSGS from the coding sequence ATGAAAGCTGTGTTGTATCGCCCATCTGCTGTATTGCTGGCTGCGCTCATAATGATGCTGTTGGCAGGTTGTGCCAGTTCGGTACCCTATCGTTATTACACCCTGCAGCCAATGGCAGAGCGGCAGGAAAGCGGGCTGACAGGTTCGGTTGGGGTTATGCCGGTTGCCATTCCTGCCTGGCTGGATCGCAGTCATATGGCTTACACCGATGATGCATTTCAGTTGCATCAGCTCAGCCTGGATCGCTGGGGTGAACCTCTGGCAGAGGCAATGACCCGGGTGCTGACCCAGAATCTGCAACGTAAAAACCCTCAGGCTGATGTATTTCATGGTCCCTGGTTGCGGAGTCAGAGGCCGGATACCGATATTCAGGCAGAGGTACAGAACCTGATGTTGAAAGGTCAGCAGCTGGAACTGGAAGTCAGCTGGCGCATAAATGGCGAGCGTCGTGTGAATCGTTATAAGGCGACCATCAATGAACAGCCTTCTGCTGTTGAACTGGCAAGAGCCATTAGCGAGCAGTTACAGCAATTTTCAGATGACCTGCAACAGAGCCTTAAGTCAGAAAGCCTGAAGTCAGGTTCCTGA
- a CDS encoding FKBP-type peptidyl-prolyl cis-trans isomerase: protein MKQILKISALAAAVVLAGCNQQSATDAEAKLDTPEQTSAYAMGASMGSYAQQTLDSQDELGLKMDRELVIKGFADAVNGKSQLDEEAIISALQEHDQALRPLIEKRQQEMMEESRQKAEDYLKENAEKEGVKVTESGLQYEIIEAGKEDGKKPTMEDTVTVHYTGKLIDGTTFDSSVERGQPATFPLSGVIEGWQEGLQLMPEGSKYKLTIPAELAYGDRPAGSIPPGSVLVFDVELIKIGE, encoded by the coding sequence GTGAAACAGATTCTCAAGATTTCAGCACTGGCGGCTGCCGTTGTTCTGGCAGGTTGTAACCAGCAAAGCGCAACTGACGCTGAAGCTAAACTGGATACACCTGAGCAGACTTCTGCTTACGCTATGGGAGCCTCCATGGGCAGCTACGCCCAGCAGACTCTGGACAGCCAGGATGAACTGGGTCTGAAAATGGATCGCGAGCTGGTCATCAAAGGTTTCGCCGATGCCGTTAACGGCAAGAGCCAGCTGGATGAAGAAGCTATTATCTCCGCCCTGCAGGAACACGATCAGGCTCTGCGTCCTCTGATCGAAAAGCGTCAGCAGGAAATGATGGAAGAAAGCCGCCAGAAAGCAGAAGACTACCTGAAAGAAAACGCTGAAAAAGAAGGCGTTAAGGTCACCGAATCCGGCCTGCAGTATGAAATCATTGAAGCTGGCAAGGAAGATGGCAAGAAGCCAACAATGGAAGACACCGTGACTGTTCACTACACCGGCAAGCTGATCGACGGCACCACCTTCGACAGCAGTGTTGAGCGTGGACAGCCAGCGACCTTCCCTCTCAGTGGCGTGATCGAAGGCTGGCAGGAAGGTCTTCAGCTGATGCCTGAAGGTTCTAAATACAAGCTGACGATTCCGGCTGAACTGGCCTATGGTGACCGTCCGGCGGGCTCCATTCCTCCTGGCTCTGTTCTGGTATTTGATGTCGAGCTGATCAAGATTGGCGAATAA
- a CDS encoding ABC transporter ATP-binding protein, whose amino-acid sequence MSGNNNGQPLLSVEDLSIVYEVDGEVTRAVSHLNLTLQKGETLGLIGETGAGKTTTALGLMRLVPNPPGRITSGKVVYDGQNLLDLPEEQMRTIRGNNISMIFQDPMTSLNPVMSVGDQIAEVILIHQDVDKARSVDKAKEMLEMVGIPAGRYSEFPHQFSGGMKQRVVIAIALACNPDLLIADEPTTALDVTIQAQVLDLMKELKQKYNTAMVMITHDLGVVAQVCDKVAIMYAGEIVESGPIRDVYKNTQHPYTRGLFGSIPDLNKNADRLIPIKGLMPDPTHLPEGCKFHPRCPDATALCGKVSPKPVNATSGSDHFVSCHLCQPAFEQAG is encoded by the coding sequence ATGTCTGGAAATAATAATGGACAGCCTTTGCTGTCAGTTGAAGACCTGAGCATCGTCTATGAAGTCGATGGGGAAGTTACCCGTGCCGTCAGTCACCTTAACCTGACGCTGCAAAAGGGAGAGACCCTTGGGCTGATCGGTGAAACCGGTGCGGGAAAAACCACAACGGCATTGGGACTGATGAGGCTGGTACCCAACCCGCCAGGTCGCATTACCAGTGGCAAGGTCGTGTACGATGGACAGAACCTGCTGGACCTGCCAGAAGAACAGATGCGAACCATCCGTGGCAACAATATTTCCATGATCTTTCAGGACCCCATGACCTCCCTGAATCCGGTCATGAGTGTGGGTGATCAGATTGCTGAAGTGATATTGATTCATCAGGATGTCGATAAAGCCCGGTCCGTTGACAAGGCGAAAGAGATGCTGGAAATGGTGGGTATCCCTGCCGGGCGTTACAGTGAATTTCCCCATCAGTTTTCCGGTGGCATGAAGCAGCGTGTGGTCATTGCGATTGCCCTGGCGTGCAACCCCGACCTGCTGATTGCTGACGAGCCGACAACGGCACTGGACGTAACGATTCAGGCGCAGGTTCTGGATCTTATGAAAGAGCTGAAGCAGAAATACAACACGGCCATGGTAATGATTACCCATGACCTTGGTGTGGTTGCGCAGGTATGCGATAAAGTCGCCATTATGTACGCAGGTGAAATCGTTGAAAGCGGGCCAATTCGTGACGTTTATAAAAATACCCAGCACCCTTATACGAGGGGACTGTTCGGCTCCATACCCGATTTGAATAAAAACGCCGATCGTCTTATACCTATAAAAGGACTGATGCCTGACCCAACCCACCTGCCCGAAGGCTGTAAGTTTCATCCACGCTGTCCGGATGCGACAGCACTCTGTGGCAAGGTTTCACCGAAACCGGTTAATGCGACCAGTGGAAGTGATCACTTTGTCAGTTGTCATCTGTGCCAGCCAGCGTTCGAACAGGCGGGATAA
- the arsJ gene encoding organoarsenical effux MFS transporter ArsJ, which translates to MNRLLSSLSRDMRQYLLVTFNYWNFTITDGALRMLVVLHFHALGYQSLEIAMLFLFYEFFGVVTNLVGGWIGARIGLNRTMNVGLAMQILSLCLLAVPSQWLSVPLVMFAQALSGIAKDLNKMSAKTSIKKLVSGGQQGRLYKWVAILTGSKNALKGAGFFIGGALLSLAGFRFAVLAMASVLAAVLCLSLLWLDKDMGKAKSKAKFSHIFSGQRSINILSAARMFLFGSRDVWFVVALPLYLSSVFDWSHSETGGFMATWVIGYGLVQGIAPKITGNQAGRLSAIVWAALLLAVSVLVAMGIQWQWHPQFTIVAGLLVFGAVFAINSSLHSYLIVSYAREDGASMDVGFYYMANAMGRLIGTVLSGLMFGIGGLAICLWISSLFIALTVIISLALPEDHDQPHSSAI; encoded by the coding sequence ATGAATCGCCTGCTGTCGTCGCTGAGTCGCGATATGCGCCAATACCTGCTGGTGACGTTTAATTACTGGAACTTCACCATCACGGATGGCGCCCTGCGAATGCTGGTTGTATTGCATTTCCATGCCCTGGGTTACCAGTCGCTGGAAATTGCCATGCTGTTTCTGTTCTACGAATTCTTTGGTGTGGTCACCAACCTGGTCGGTGGCTGGATTGGAGCCCGGATCGGTTTGAACCGAACCATGAATGTCGGTCTTGCCATGCAGATTCTCTCACTGTGCCTGTTGGCAGTCCCCTCACAATGGCTGTCGGTGCCACTGGTGATGTTTGCCCAGGCATTGTCGGGCATCGCCAAAGACCTGAACAAGATGAGCGCGAAAACTTCCATCAAAAAACTGGTCAGTGGCGGACAGCAGGGCAGGCTCTATAAATGGGTAGCCATTCTGACAGGCTCCAAGAATGCCCTGAAAGGTGCAGGCTTTTTTATTGGTGGTGCGTTACTGAGTCTGGCAGGCTTTCGCTTTGCAGTTCTGGCAATGGCGTCCGTACTGGCTGCCGTTCTCTGCCTCAGCCTGCTGTGGCTGGACAAGGACATGGGCAAAGCAAAAAGCAAGGCGAAGTTCAGCCATATTTTCTCAGGCCAGCGCAGCATTAACATTCTCTCTGCAGCCAGAATGTTTCTGTTTGGCTCAAGGGATGTCTGGTTTGTCGTGGCGCTGCCCTTATACCTGTCCAGTGTCTTCGACTGGAGTCACTCAGAAACCGGTGGCTTTATGGCAACCTGGGTCATAGGTTACGGTCTGGTGCAGGGTATTGCCCCTAAAATCACGGGGAATCAGGCTGGCCGACTGTCTGCTATTGTCTGGGCGGCTTTGCTGCTGGCAGTGTCTGTTCTGGTCGCGATGGGCATTCAATGGCAATGGCATCCCCAGTTTACCATCGTCGCAGGTCTGCTGGTGTTTGGCGCAGTGTTTGCCATTAATTCATCGCTGCATTCTTATCTGATCGTCAGTTATGCCCGGGAAGACGGTGCTTCTATGGATGTTGGCTTTTACTATATGGCTAATGCCATGGGCCGGCTGATCGGAACAGTGTTATCCGGCCTGATGTTTGGCATCGGTGGTTTAGCCATCTGTCTGTGGATTTCCAGCCTGTTTATAGCCCTTACCGTTATTATTTCCCTGGCTCTGCCAGAGGATCATGACCAGCCACATTCCTCTGCGATATAG
- a CDS encoding ABC transporter ATP-binding protein: protein MNPINSNRDNFIRDNAIEVRNLRLQYGDKLIQKDLNFNVHKGDVFVIMGGSGCGKSTLLKHMIGLYSPARGQILYHGQDYFSACEDEQLSMRMRWGVTYQGGALFSAMTLAENIALPMQQYTDWNKAEISDRVAYKLALVGLAGYENYYPSEISGGMNKRAGLARALALDPEILFFDEPSAGLDPLSAGRLDDLILELSQSSGATVVIVTHELASIFAIGNNGVFLDAQSRTQLDTGAPSYMLRHSEQPLVREFLSRGEVPSNPV, encoded by the coding sequence ATGAACCCTATCAATTCAAATCGTGACAATTTTATTCGTGACAATGCCATTGAAGTACGAAACCTCAGGTTACAATACGGCGACAAACTGATTCAGAAAGACCTGAATTTCAATGTCCATAAAGGCGACGTATTTGTCATAATGGGCGGCAGTGGCTGTGGTAAAAGTACACTGCTAAAGCACATGATTGGCCTTTATTCTCCTGCCCGGGGACAGATTCTTTATCATGGTCAGGACTATTTTTCTGCCTGTGAAGATGAACAGTTATCAATGCGCATGCGCTGGGGTGTGACCTATCAGGGCGGCGCTCTGTTCAGCGCCATGACCCTGGCTGAAAATATCGCCTTGCCGATGCAGCAGTACACAGACTGGAACAAGGCTGAAATCAGCGACCGCGTGGCCTATAAACTGGCCCTGGTAGGTCTGGCAGGCTATGAGAACTATTACCCATCAGAAATCAGTGGCGGCATGAACAAGCGGGCAGGGCTTGCGAGGGCGCTGGCACTGGACCCTGAGATTCTGTTCTTCGATGAGCCTTCCGCTGGACTTGACCCTCTCAGTGCCGGACGTCTTGATGACCTGATACTGGAACTGAGCCAGTCGTCCGGAGCGACAGTGGTGATTGTTACCCATGAGCTGGCGAGTATATTTGCGATTGGCAATAATGGTGTTTTTCTGGATGCCCAATCCAGAACCCAGCTTGATACCGGGGCGCCGTCTTATATGCTCAGGCACAGTGAGCAGCCCCTGGTGCGTGAATTTTTATCCCGTGGTGAAGTACCTTCGAATCCTGTATGA
- a CDS encoding ABC transporter permease, with protein MISPTFFPDDSHQTLKSDNDRRLSSCFELSGDWTHAPVQPFKQQLSDVLQQEEIEVIYFAEGKGFRWDSGTMAFILYCQRLCQSHNCTLDVRQLPDDIQSLLKLATSVPPNQEDNKKYIDYFQVFRQSLGWIKDWLRFFGEVGLSLQNMIRGRSDARWSDGINFLHQAGPSAVPIVTLLSFLVGMILAYLGTVQLRQFGAEVYVANLVGLGMVREMGALMTAIIMAGRTGASYAAQLGTMQVNEEIDALTTLGIKPVDYLVLPRMLALIVAMPLLVIYSNILGMLGGAMVAVSMDITPRMYYYQLSQAFSMMDVMTGVVKSVVFGGLIGFAGCYAGLRCGRSSAAVGQATMAAVVTAIVYLVIADAGLNILYFHLGI; from the coding sequence ATGATTTCCCCGACCTTCTTTCCAGACGACAGTCATCAGACTCTGAAGTCAGATAACGATCGCCGTTTGTCTTCCTGTTTTGAGCTGAGTGGCGACTGGACCCACGCACCTGTTCAGCCATTTAAGCAACAATTATCTGATGTTTTGCAGCAGGAAGAAATCGAGGTTATCTACTTTGCCGAAGGTAAAGGCTTTCGCTGGGACTCCGGCACTATGGCATTTATCCTTTACTGCCAACGGCTTTGCCAGAGTCACAACTGCACACTGGATGTTCGCCAACTGCCTGATGATATCCAGTCGCTGCTAAAGTTGGCTACCAGTGTTCCTCCTAATCAGGAAGACAATAAAAAGTACATTGATTACTTTCAGGTCTTTCGTCAGAGCCTGGGATGGATTAAGGACTGGTTGCGTTTTTTCGGGGAAGTCGGGCTCAGTCTTCAGAACATGATTCGGGGGCGCAGCGATGCACGCTGGTCTGATGGTATTAATTTTCTGCATCAGGCAGGGCCGTCAGCCGTTCCTATCGTTACCCTGCTCAGCTTTCTGGTAGGAATGATCCTTGCCTATCTGGGGACAGTGCAATTGCGGCAGTTTGGCGCAGAGGTATATGTGGCTAACCTGGTGGGGCTGGGCATGGTGCGGGAAATGGGCGCTCTGATGACTGCTATTATTATGGCCGGACGCACTGGCGCATCCTATGCTGCACAACTGGGTACCATGCAGGTTAATGAGGAAATTGATGCACTGACAACGCTGGGCATCAAACCTGTCGATTATCTGGTTTTGCCCAGAATGCTCGCCCTGATAGTTGCCATGCCTCTGCTGGTGATTTACAGCAATATTCTGGGGATGCTCGGGGGCGCTATGGTGGCTGTCAGTATGGATATTACGCCACGAATGTATTACTACCAGTTATCCCAGGCGTTTTCGATGATGGATGTGATGACCGGCGTCGTCAAAAGTGTTGTCTTTGGTGGCCTGATCGGTTTTGCCGGCTGTTATGCCGGCCTTAGATGTGGGCGGTCATCGGCAGCGGTGGGACAGGCGACGATGGCTGCGGTGGTGACCGCGATTGTTTATCTGGTTATCGCTGATGCGGGGCTGAACATCCTGTACTTCCATCTGGGCATTTAA
- a CDS encoding metalloregulator ArsR/SmtB family transcription factor, which yields MLPHEFFKMMADETRLRCLLLLSRNDTLCVQQLVSALDESQPKVSRHLAQMRTMGILSTRREGQWVYYSVSKELSGWMTKVIDNLGQSNCLKQEYQEDIKRLSSIAEVPCC from the coding sequence ATGTTACCCCACGAATTCTTCAAAATGATGGCAGACGAAACCCGCTTGCGCTGCCTGCTCCTGTTAAGTCGCAACGACACACTATGCGTTCAGCAACTGGTTTCGGCGCTGGATGAATCCCAGCCAAAGGTTTCAAGACACCTGGCACAGATGAGAACCATGGGTATTCTGTCAACCCGCAGAGAAGGTCAGTGGGTCTATTATTCAGTGTCTAAAGAACTATCAGGCTGGATGACAAAGGTTATTGATAATCTGGGTCAGTCCAACTGTCTCAAGCAGGAATATCAGGAAGATATTAAACGGCTGTCTTCCATTGCAGAGGTTCCCTGCTGCTGA
- a CDS encoding MlaD family protein: MSRTANKLSRPIMVGIFMLAMAALITALIVFVNQGKLSGRNRERMVVIYDTSIMGLNVGAPVTLRGVKIGEVADIKAKLYDDSHLVLNTVYVDIYPDTIVSSDEAKPELSLEELYHRGLGIKLKSQSLLTGLLYMEVDFYQDAHPRKVDVETRYPQIPTVPSDFESFAQEFQNMNLPELMTDLGVLAKNLKEVTSTEAFKNLPAEFNEAMRSFETMAGEMGTSMTDMRNEFVGMAQGMEEMSRTIADGFPQTNDNINRMLETLTQTLDSMDETIELLSDTVAPDSPLMYQLERSATDLGRSARAVQGLAEMLEEQPNALVSGKNRGKQ; encoded by the coding sequence ATGAGTCGCACAGCTAATAAACTATCCCGCCCGATTATGGTTGGCATTTTCATGCTGGCTATGGCTGCCCTGATTACAGCACTTATCGTGTTTGTAAACCAGGGCAAGCTCTCAGGCAGAAACAGGGAACGCATGGTCGTTATATACGACACAAGCATTATGGGTCTGAATGTCGGGGCGCCAGTGACCCTGCGAGGCGTCAAGATTGGTGAGGTGGCTGATATCAAGGCCAAGCTCTATGATGACTCTCACCTGGTGTTGAATACGGTCTATGTTGATATCTACCCTGATACGATTGTTTCTTCAGATGAAGCTAAACCTGAGTTGAGTCTGGAGGAGCTGTATCATCGTGGGCTGGGCATTAAGCTTAAATCACAAAGCCTGTTGACCGGGCTTCTGTATATGGAAGTTGACTTCTATCAAGATGCTCACCCCCGGAAAGTGGATGTTGAAACCCGGTATCCACAGATTCCGACGGTACCCAGTGATTTCGAAAGTTTTGCGCAGGAATTTCAGAATATGAATCTGCCGGAGTTGATGACTGACCTGGGTGTACTGGCAAAGAACCTTAAAGAGGTGACCAGTACCGAGGCCTTCAAAAACCTGCCCGCAGAGTTTAACGAAGCCATGCGCTCATTTGAGACGATGGCAGGCGAGATGGGAACCAGCATGACGGATATGCGCAATGAGTTTGTTGGCATGGCGCAGGGGATGGAAGAAATGTCCAGAACCATTGCAGATGGCTTCCCGCAGACAAACGACAACATTAACAGAATGCTGGAGACTCTGACTCAGACGCTGGACTCTATGGATGAAACCATTGAACTGCTGTCCGATACCGTGGCTCCGGATTCGCCACTGATGTATCAGCTGGAACGCAGTGCCACTGATCTGGGGCGCTCGGCAAGGGCTGTTCAGGGGTTGGCTGAAATGCTGGAAGAGCAGCCTAATGCTCTGGTATCAGGGAAAAACCGGGGAAAACAATGA
- a CDS encoding ABC transporter ATP-binding protein — translation MSEAMSEIMLEVRGLKKHFDTPKGKLHAVDGVSFSIEKGKTLGIVGESGCGKSTTGRVILRLLEATEGEILFEGQDIRSLDKKQMRLLREDMQIIFQDPFASLNPRMTASEIIGEPLIIHKLVKNKAELAERVEELMDLVGLSRRLVNTYPHELDGGRRQRIGIARALALNPRFIICDEPVSALDVSIQAQVLNLMQDLQDKLGLTYIFITHDLSVVKHFSDDIAVMYLGQMVEKATAKELFERPSHPYTRALLSAIPTTDLDQMMEREVLQGEITSPIDPAPGCRFAGRCKYATDDCSAGDLPLRDIGNNHFVACSQLDRFTH, via the coding sequence ATGTCTGAAGCTATGTCTGAAATCATGCTTGAAGTCAGAGGACTGAAAAAACACTTTGATACGCCAAAAGGTAAACTGCATGCCGTTGATGGTGTGTCATTTTCCATTGAAAAAGGCAAAACGCTGGGGATTGTTGGAGAGTCAGGTTGTGGCAAGTCCACTACCGGCCGTGTGATCCTGCGTTTGCTTGAGGCGACCGAAGGAGAAATTCTGTTTGAAGGGCAGGATATCCGGAGCCTGGATAAAAAGCAGATGCGGCTGCTGCGGGAAGATATGCAAATTATCTTTCAGGATCCCTTTGCTTCCCTGAACCCCCGTATGACCGCCAGTGAGATTATTGGTGAACCACTGATTATCCACAAACTGGTGAAAAACAAGGCTGAACTCGCCGAACGGGTTGAGGAACTGATGGATCTGGTGGGGTTGAGCAGGCGTCTGGTCAACACATACCCTCACGAACTGGACGGAGGAAGACGACAGCGTATTGGTATAGCCCGGGCGCTGGCACTGAACCCGAGATTTATTATTTGTGACGAGCCTGTGTCGGCGCTGGATGTTTCTATTCAGGCTCAGGTGTTAAACCTGATGCAGGATCTTCAGGACAAGCTGGGACTGACTTATATTTTTATTACCCATGACCTCTCTGTCGTTAAACACTTCTCTGATGATATTGCGGTGATGTATCTGGGGCAGATGGTTGAAAAAGCAACGGCAAAGGAACTGTTTGAGCGACCATCCCACCCTTATACCAGAGCGCTTTTATCAGCCATTCCAACGACGGACCTGGATCAGATGATGGAGCGTGAAGTGTTGCAGGGAGAAATAACCTCACCCATTGATCCGGCTCCGGGTTGTCGCTTTGCCGGGCGCTGTAAATATGCGACTGATGATTGCTCAGCCGGTGATCTGCCACTGCGTGATATTGGCAATAATCATTTTGTTGCATGTAGCCAGCTGGATCGTTTTACCCATTAG
- a CDS encoding ArsJ-associated glyceraldehyde-3-phosphate dehydrogenase gives MTIKVGINGFGRIGRLALRAAFDWPELEFVQINDVAGDATTLAHLLEFDSVQGRWHHQTRADGNNIIINDKTIRCTQEREISAVDWSGCDVVIEGTGVHRKKALLQQYLDQGVKRVVVTAPVKEEGVLNVVMGVNDHLYDAEQHRIVTAASCTTNCLAPIVKVIQEKLGIERGSMTTIHDLTNTQTILDAPHKDLRRARACGMSLIPTTTGSATAITEIFPELKGRLNGHAVRVPLANASITDMVFDVARNTTAEEVNQLLREASENELKGILGYEEKPLVSIDYKGDQRSTIVDALSTMVVDGRMVKIYAWYDNEMGYSVRTAELVKKVGSA, from the coding sequence ATGACTATTAAAGTAGGTATAAACGGCTTTGGTCGTATTGGACGTCTGGCACTGCGCGCTGCATTCGACTGGCCGGAGCTGGAATTCGTACAGATCAACGATGTCGCTGGCGATGCCACCACCCTGGCGCACCTGCTGGAATTTGATTCTGTACAGGGTCGCTGGCACCACCAGACCCGTGCCGATGGCAACAACATCATCATCAATGACAAAACGATCCGCTGTACACAGGAACGTGAGATCAGCGCGGTTGACTGGTCCGGCTGTGACGTTGTCATCGAAGGCACCGGTGTTCATCGCAAAAAAGCCCTGCTGCAACAGTACCTGGACCAGGGTGTAAAACGTGTTGTTGTAACAGCGCCAGTGAAAGAAGAAGGTGTTCTTAATGTTGTGATGGGTGTTAATGATCACCTGTACGATGCTGAACAGCACCGTATTGTAACGGCTGCGTCCTGCACCACCAACTGTCTGGCACCGATTGTTAAGGTGATTCAGGAAAAACTGGGCATTGAGCGCGGTTCCATGACCACCATTCACGACCTGACCAATACCCAGACCATTCTGGACGCACCGCACAAGGACCTGCGTCGCGCCCGTGCCTGCGGCATGTCCCTGATTCCAACCACCACCGGTTCTGCTACTGCCATCACGGAAATTTTCCCGGAGCTGAAAGGCCGCCTGAATGGTCACGCTGTACGAGTGCCTCTGGCCAATGCTTCCATCACCGACATGGTGTTCGACGTAGCCCGCAATACCACCGCTGAAGAAGTCAACCAGCTGCTCAGGGAAGCCTCCGAAAATGAACTGAAAGGCATTCTCGGTTACGAAGAAAAGCCTCTCGTCTCCATCGACTACAAAGGCGACCAGCGTTCTACGATTGTCGACGCCCTCAGCACCATGGTGGTTGATGGTCGTATGGTGAAAATCTACGCCTGGTATGACAACGAAATGGGTTACTCCGTTCGTACTGCGGAACTGGTGAAAAAAGTAGGGTCTGCCTGA
- a CDS encoding aldo/keto reductase, with product MEFRQLGQTDIKVSTLCLGTMTWGEQNTEQEAFQQLDCAVDYGVNFIDTAELYPTPAREATYTATETIIGNWLKRRGHHRGLVIASKICGPGYDYMNGGRLMTPQHIHHAVEGSLKRLGVDCIDLFQLHWPDRNTNFFGQLGYSTPPETDGTPIEITLEALNDLVQAGKIRHYGLSNETPWGAMKHLNTSREKQQTRPVSIQNPYNLLNRSFEVGLAEISHREQLGLLAYSPLAFGTLTGKYLNGQNPANARLTRFKKFTRYTSSPQSLKATEAYVNLARDSGLDPAQMAIAYVTSRFFVTSVIIGATHPEQLNSNLRSSELSLSSDVLEAIEHIHQQYPNPAP from the coding sequence TTTCAGCAGCTGGACTGCGCGGTTGATTATGGCGTCAACTTTATTGACACCGCAGAGCTATATCCAACCCCTGCCAGAGAGGCAACCTATACCGCCACAGAAACCATCATTGGCAACTGGCTGAAGCGCAGAGGACATCACCGGGGTCTGGTCATCGCCTCGAAAATCTGTGGTCCTGGCTATGACTATATGAACGGCGGTCGTCTGATGACACCGCAACATATTCATCACGCGGTTGAAGGCAGCCTTAAACGTCTGGGAGTTGACTGTATCGACCTGTTCCAGCTTCACTGGCCAGACCGCAACACCAATTTCTTTGGGCAACTGGGCTATAGCACCCCTCCTGAAACAGACGGCACTCCTATAGAAATCACGCTGGAGGCACTGAACGATCTGGTACAGGCAGGCAAAATCCGCCACTACGGCCTGTCCAATGAAACTCCCTGGGGCGCTATGAAACACCTCAACACCAGCAGGGAAAAGCAGCAAACCCGTCCGGTCAGCATCCAGAATCCCTACAATCTGCTGAATCGCAGCTTTGAAGTCGGTCTTGCAGAAATCAGTCACAGGGAGCAGCTTGGTTTACTGGCGTATTCACCTCTGGCCTTTGGAACGTTAACGGGTAAGTATCTTAACGGGCAGAACCCGGCTAATGCCCGCCTGACACGTTTCAAAAAATTCACTCGTTACACTTCATCGCCTCAGTCACTAAAGGCTACCGAAGCGTATGTAAACCTGGCACGAGACTCAGGCCTTGACCCTGCCCAGATGGCTATTGCCTATGTGACCTCACGCTTTTTTGTCACCAGTGTCATCATAGGGGCCACTCATCCTGAACAGTTGAACAGCAATCTCCGTTCCAGTGAACTGAGCTTGTCGTCGGATGTGCTGGAGGCCATAGAGCACATTCATCAGCAATACCCCAACCCGGCTCCATAG